A stretch of the Desulfobacter sp. genome encodes the following:
- a CDS encoding cupin domain-containing protein has protein sequence MFEAFNDNGYAEPAEGISMKTLVFGKKSLLSRFCLAKGARLPLHSHPHEQTGYLISGRIRLTIGNESFDAGPGDSWSIGGHVTHSAQIMEDAVAIEVFSPVREDYLP, from the coding sequence ATGTTTGAAGCCTTTAATGACAATGGATATGCAGAACCTGCCGAGGGTATTTCGATGAAAACCCTGGTTTTCGGAAAAAAAAGTCTTCTATCACGGTTTTGTCTGGCCAAAGGTGCACGCCTGCCTCTCCATTCCCATCCCCATGAACAGACAGGCTATCTTATTTCAGGCAGAATCCGTCTGACCATCGGGAATGAATCCTTTGACGCAGGGCCGGGTGACTCCTGGTCCATTGGCGGTCATGTGACACACAGCGCCCAGATTATGGAAGATGCTGTGGCCATTGAGGTCTTTTCCCCGGTGCGGGAGGATTATCTGCCCTAA
- a CDS encoding U32 family peptidase, which translates to MTPNNITPPMILAPAGDKNAFLAAMAAGADAIYCGLKIFSARMEADNFSIESLSRLTRLAHSKNIKVYIAFNSILKESEMEKVYRILTKLVRYVAADALIVQDLAMVDLARKAGFKNSLHLSTLGNCTHPAGLESALKSGFSRVVLPREFNIDEIKAMAQAAPEDLNLEVFIHGALCYSVSGRCYWSSWFGGKSALRGRCVQPCRRIYTQGSQKMRHFSCTDFAADVLVKVLKEIPKITTWKIEGRKKSPHYVYYTVKAYKLFRDDPKQKKQALSFLEYAMGREFTHYNLLSQRKINPLAQGDETGSGLFLGRVKNPAEPYFITREELFSQDLLRIGYEEDRFHDIQKVTRAVPKKGKFFLSKKAKNRVRKGTPVFIIDRRGKELQTQIQSLESELASFDPVTIRPAKEDKLPLPHRQGALKNKGPKNIHEMTVFRGVSKPPKDFGDRGMWISAKGYGIKPVGRAWLWLDPLVFPEEEILCRRYVETAIKKGAKNFVLNAPWQIEMFRQPKPLNLWAGPFCNITNSGAVDRLKRLGFSGAIVSPELDKETFLSLPRASSLPLGVVTRANWPLAVSRIVSPNLSIGQVFFSPKGEGAWTSKSNNTYYTFPNWLLDFSKQKPDLEKAGYTLFVTLNENIPKSVKIKPRPGLWNWNLNLI; encoded by the coding sequence ATGACTCCCAATAATATCACCCCTCCCATGATCCTGGCACCTGCCGGCGATAAAAATGCCTTTTTGGCTGCTATGGCAGCAGGGGCGGATGCCATCTACTGCGGGCTTAAAATTTTTTCCGCCCGCATGGAAGCGGATAATTTTTCCATTGAATCCTTGTCCAGGCTCACCCGCCTTGCCCATTCAAAAAACATAAAGGTCTATATTGCCTTTAATTCCATTCTCAAAGAATCAGAAATGGAAAAAGTATACCGCATTTTGACCAAACTTGTCCGGTATGTGGCGGCGGATGCCCTCATTGTCCAGGATCTGGCCATGGTCGATCTGGCCAGAAAAGCCGGATTTAAAAATTCCCTTCACCTGTCCACCCTTGGCAACTGCACCCATCCGGCAGGTCTTGAATCTGCCCTGAAATCAGGGTTTTCCAGGGTGGTTCTGCCCAGGGAATTCAATATTGATGAGATCAAGGCCATGGCCCAGGCCGCCCCTGAGGATCTGAACCTTGAGGTCTTTATTCACGGGGCCTTATGCTATTCTGTGTCCGGACGATGCTATTGGAGTTCCTGGTTTGGGGGCAAAAGCGCCCTTCGGGGAAGATGTGTCCAGCCCTGCAGGCGAATCTATACCCAGGGCAGTCAAAAAATGAGGCATTTTTCCTGTACGGATTTTGCTGCAGATGTCCTTGTTAAAGTGCTCAAGGAGATCCCCAAAATAACCACATGGAAAATTGAAGGACGGAAAAAAAGCCCCCACTACGTGTATTACACGGTAAAGGCATACAAGCTTTTCCGGGATGATCCCAAGCAAAAAAAACAGGCCCTTTCCTTTCTTGAATATGCCATGGGCAGAGAATTCACCCATTATAATCTTTTATCCCAAAGAAAAATAAATCCCCTGGCCCAGGGAGATGAAACCGGGTCCGGCCTTTTTTTAGGACGGGTAAAAAACCCGGCAGAACCCTATTTTATTACCCGGGAAGAACTATTCTCACAGGATTTGCTGCGCATCGGTTATGAAGAGGATAGATTCCACGACATCCAAAAAGTGACCCGGGCCGTGCCCAAAAAAGGAAAATTTTTCCTGTCTAAAAAAGCCAAAAATCGTGTCAGAAAAGGAACCCCCGTCTTTATCATTGACCGGAGGGGAAAAGAACTGCAAACCCAGATCCAGAGTCTGGAATCAGAACTTGCCTCCTTTGACCCGGTCACGATCAGGCCGGCAAAAGAGGATAAATTGCCTCTGCCCCACCGCCAGGGGGCCTTAAAAAATAAAGGCCCAAAAAACATTCATGAAATGACGGTTTTCAGAGGCGTATCAAAGCCGCCAAAGGACTTTGGGGACAGGGGGATGTGGATATCTGCAAAAGGCTACGGAATCAAGCCTGTGGGAAGGGCCTGGCTGTGGCTGGATCCCCTGGTTTTTCCCGAAGAAGAAATTCTTTGCCGCCGGTATGTGGAAACCGCCATTAAAAAAGGGGCTAAAAACTTTGTTCTCAATGCCCCCTGGCAAATTGAAATGTTCAGGCAACCCAAACCTCTGAATCTCTGGGCAGGCCCTTTTTGTAATATTACCAACTCAGGTGCTGTGGACCGGTTAAAGCGGCTCGGGTTTTCAGGGGCCATTGTCAGCCCGGAGCTGGACAAAGAGACCTTTTTATCCCTGCCCCGGGCGTCATCCCTCCCCCTCGGGGTCGTGACCCGGGCCAACTGGCCTTTGGCCGTGTCCAGGATTGTCTCCCCAAACCTGTCCATCGGCCAGGTCTTTTTCAGTCCCAAGGGAGAAGGGGCCTGGACCTCTAAATCCAACAACACCTATTATACGTTTCCCAACTGGCTTCTCGATTTTTCCAAACAAAAACCAGATCTGGAAAAAGCCGGTTACACTCTCTTTGTAACCTTGAATGAAAATATTCCCAAATCCGTAAAGATAAAACCCCGGCCCGGATTGTGGAACTGGAACTTGAATCTAATATAG
- a CDS encoding transferase, translating into MNQLKKLNDRIISRVNVNLSEFDFDTENFVKNALDYEKMLDFYAFYGITSHHPIYFHFKNSNIAGSYFLGKCHVGRSAIYKSDVRGDELKRKGDNIRCAKDIPLVEDEMITIRDSLLYKTLVHSNSHNPESPEEFGIKNTVSAHYANIHGSTLEGCFLGPFSTVDLMNLHSCIVGEFSYVQTGELFHRKIDPGTVWVRSPHFEFKYKFKKEILDNFIGMNESSQPRGIIYDFVQEREQDYEKLFDVMNIEPINAPASSAVNRYAVVQGKINIGENVLVAQRAFLENAVMGDGSNAQENSYIINSTLAGNVVTAHGGKIILSEIGLNTFVGFNCFLNGKSTAPIEIGEGCIVMPHTIIDPDRPIKIPADHLVWGYIACEEDLATNTIAMDDLADTRDELKIGRMTFTGKGSVFIEAFRKRIDQILLLNGALFQDEESRGHAQDDQNISFNIIQPYRTGELKGLYPSIRIKP; encoded by the coding sequence ATGAATCAGTTAAAAAAGCTCAACGACAGAATTATCAGCCGCGTAAATGTAAATTTAAGCGAGTTTGATTTTGATACGGAAAATTTTGTAAAAAATGCCCTTGACTACGAGAAGATGCTGGATTTTTATGCATTTTACGGAATCACTTCCCACCATCCCATCTATTTCCACTTTAAAAACTCAAATATTGCCGGCAGTTATTTTCTCGGAAAATGCCATGTGGGACGGTCCGCCATCTACAAGAGTGATGTCCGGGGAGATGAATTAAAACGAAAAGGGGATAATATCCGCTGCGCCAAAGACATCCCCCTTGTGGAAGATGAAATGATCACCATCAGGGACAGCCTTTTGTATAAAACCCTGGTGCATTCCAACTCCCACAATCCTGAAAGCCCCGAAGAATTCGGTATTAAAAATACCGTGTCAGCCCACTATGCAAACATTCACGGGTCCACCCTTGAAGGATGCTTTCTAGGTCCTTTTTCCACGGTGGATTTAATGAACCTTCACTCGTGTATTGTGGGTGAATTTTCCTATGTTCAGACCGGCGAACTTTTCCACAGAAAAATTGATCCGGGCACCGTATGGGTCAGAAGTCCCCATTTTGAATTCAAGTATAAGTTTAAAAAAGAAATCCTGGATAATTTTATCGGCATGAACGAATCCTCCCAGCCCAGGGGGATCATCTATGATTTTGTCCAGGAAAGAGAGCAAGATTATGAAAAATTATTTGATGTCATGAACATAGAGCCCATAAATGCTCCTGCATCCTCTGCAGTGAACCGGTATGCCGTTGTCCAGGGAAAAATCAATATCGGTGAAAATGTTTTGGTGGCCCAGAGGGCCTTTTTGGAAAATGCCGTCATGGGAGACGGGTCCAATGCCCAGGAAAATTCATATATCATCAATTCAACCCTGGCCGGCAATGTTGTCACCGCCCATGGGGGAAAAATCATTCTCTCAGAGATCGGCCTCAACACCTTTGTAGGATTTAACTGCTTTTTAAACGGCAAATCAACGGCCCCCATAGAGATCGGTGAAGGATGCATTGTCATGCCCCACACCATCATAGACCCGGACCGGCCCATAAAAATCCCTGCGGATCACCTGGTCTGGGGATATATCGCCTGCGAAGAAGACCTGGCAACCAACACCATTGCCATGGATGATCTTGCCGACACCAGGGATGAACTGAAAATCGGCAGAATGACCTTTACCGGAAAAGGATCGGTCTTTATTGAAGCCTTCCGTAAAAGAATCGACCAGATTCTGCTGCTCAACGGCGCCCTTTTTCAGGACGAAGAGAGCCGGGGCCATGCCCAGGACGATCAGAACATCTCTTTTAATATCATTCAGCCCTACAGGACAGGTGAACTTAAAGGATTATACCCTTCCATAAGAATTAAACCTTAA
- the mrdA gene encoding penicillin-binding protein 2: MSAINKNPDRDWVKQRLIGASLCVLIVFSLLFLRLVYLQLIKGAEFRRLSQTNCVRLKSIKSSRGLIYDRDNRLVVDNRPAFDLTIVLEDSGPVKETISRLSLLIDEPYEELMDSIEKAGKSAFYTPMILKRDISRDQLAIVEAHQFDLPGIHIDVKPTRHYIYEKTAAHLLGYLGQINRKELESGQYPNVRAGDSIGRYGVEKSFESFLQGKRGGRQVEVDVNGRVIKVLKTVEPVSGKDLHLTLDLILQKRAEKLLAGKDGCVVAIDPGNGDVLVMASTPSFDQNDFIGGISSKKWRALMDDPGRPMNNKAIQAEYPPASTYKILTAMAGLEEQVIDRNSRFHCPGFYKFGNRRYHCWNRHGHGDIDVVDSLAQSCDVFFYQTGEKLGVDILAQYARGSGLGRPTGIRLAHERSGLIPTAAWKKKRFKEAWQAGETLSISIGQGFNLVTPLQMAVFISAVGNGGALYKPRIVKSVRDAKGNVVKAIEPEITGGLPTSKENLAIVKNGLLKVVHGDRGTARRIRIKDIDIAGKTGTAQVFSRKAGEKFDNKKLERTMQDHAWFVCYAPAKNPKIGISVIIEHGEHGSSAAAPVAMELIKTYLGGTNTDIMVLPANEAKQE; this comes from the coding sequence ATGAGTGCGATTAATAAAAATCCGGACCGGGACTGGGTAAAACAAAGGCTTATCGGTGCAAGCCTTTGTGTGCTGATTGTTTTTTCCCTGTTGTTTTTGAGGCTGGTATACCTTCAGTTGATCAAGGGGGCGGAGTTTAGAAGACTTTCTCAAACCAATTGTGTCCGTCTGAAAAGCATTAAGTCTTCAAGGGGACTGATTTATGATCGTGATAACCGGCTGGTGGTGGACAACAGGCCAGCTTTTGATCTGACCATTGTTTTAGAGGATTCAGGGCCGGTGAAAGAGACCATAAGCCGTCTTTCCCTGCTCATTGATGAACCCTATGAAGAGCTTATGGACAGTATTGAAAAAGCCGGCAAATCCGCCTTTTATACCCCCATGATCCTGAAACGGGATATTTCCCGTGACCAGTTGGCCATTGTGGAGGCGCACCAGTTTGATCTGCCCGGCATACATATTGATGTTAAGCCCACCCGTCATTATATATATGAAAAAACAGCCGCCCATTTGCTGGGATACCTGGGCCAGATTAACCGAAAAGAACTTGAAAGCGGGCAATATCCCAATGTCAGGGCAGGGGATTCCATTGGCCGATACGGTGTGGAAAAAAGCTTTGAATCCTTTCTCCAGGGCAAGCGGGGAGGGCGTCAGGTCGAAGTGGATGTGAACGGACGGGTGATCAAAGTCCTCAAAACCGTGGAACCTGTATCTGGAAAAGATCTGCATCTTACCCTGGATTTGATCCTGCAAAAACGGGCTGAAAAACTATTGGCAGGCAAGGACGGGTGTGTTGTGGCGATCGATCCTGGAAACGGGGATGTCTTGGTGATGGCCTCAACCCCCAGCTTTGATCAGAATGATTTTATCGGCGGGATTTCCAGCAAAAAATGGCGGGCCCTGATGGATGACCCGGGAAGGCCCATGAACAATAAGGCTATTCAGGCGGAATACCCGCCGGCATCTACCTATAAGATTCTCACTGCCATGGCCGGCCTTGAAGAACAGGTGATTGATCGAAACAGCCGGTTTCATTGCCCTGGGTTCTATAAATTCGGAAACCGCCGTTACCATTGCTGGAACCGGCACGGGCACGGAGACATTGATGTGGTTGACTCCCTGGCCCAGTCCTGTGATGTCTTTTTTTACCAGACCGGTGAGAAATTAGGGGTGGACATTCTTGCACAATATGCCCGAGGCTCCGGATTAGGGAGGCCCACAGGGATCCGTTTGGCCCATGAACGAAGCGGACTGATTCCCACGGCTGCATGGAAAAAAAAGCGATTTAAGGAAGCCTGGCAGGCAGGTGAAACCTTGTCCATCAGTATTGGTCAGGGGTTTAACCTGGTTACCCCGCTGCAAATGGCTGTTTTTATTTCTGCCGTCGGCAATGGGGGGGCCTTGTATAAACCTCGGATCGTAAAATCGGTGCGGGACGCTAAAGGGAACGTGGTAAAGGCGATTGAGCCTGAAATCACCGGGGGCCTGCCTACATCAAAAGAGAATCTGGCCATTGTCAAGAACGGGTTGCTCAAGGTGGTCCACGGAGATCGGGGAACTGCCCGCCGGATTCGGATCAAAGATATCGATATCGCCGGGAAAACGGGTACAGCCCAGGTTTTCAGCAGAAAAGCCGGTGAAAAATTTGACAATAAAAAATTGGAACGGACCATGCAGGACCATGCATGGTTTGTCTGCTATGCCCCGGCCAAGAATCCCAAAATTGGCATTTCGGTGATCATTGAACATGGTGAGCACGGGTCCAGCGCGGCAGCCCCCGTGGCCATGGAATTAATCAAGACCTATTTGGGCGGAACAAACACAGATATTATGGTTTTGCCTGCCAATGAAGCTAAACAGGAGTAG
- a CDS encoding LD-carboxypeptidase has product MRFCLKPGDTIGVAAPSARFDPDLFKKGVDCLESMGFSVRIPPAIFDEHRYLAGTDSVRARVVNELFEDPEIRGIICVRGGFGAMRILAGLDWDRIRKNPSLFVGFSDASALISGLISKAGMTAVHGPNLVSLARAGKETLNGFFRAVTGQLNQIKVDNGRCIFPGQVVAPLVGGNLATLVHMIGTGFEPKFDHGILFIEDVGEPAYKIDRMLSQMKMAGCFDHIKGVVTGSFEDCANSDYIPEIITEIFDEFGVPVLMGLEAGHGKINLSLPMGEPVLLDTQKRSLGWECL; this is encoded by the coding sequence ATGCGCTTTTGTTTAAAACCCGGAGATACCATCGGGGTTGCAGCCCCTTCAGCCCGGTTTGACCCGGACCTTTTTAAAAAAGGGGTGGATTGCCTTGAATCAATGGGATTTTCTGTCCGCATCCCCCCTGCCATTTTTGATGAGCACAGATATCTTGCCGGAACCGATTCTGTCCGTGCCAGGGTTGTCAATGAATTATTTGAAGATCCAGAGATCAGGGGCATTATTTGTGTCAGGGGAGGCTTTGGGGCCATGCGGATCTTAGCGGGGCTGGACTGGGACAGGATCAGGAAAAATCCTAGTTTATTTGTCGGGTTTTCAGATGCCAGCGCATTGATTTCAGGTTTGATATCAAAGGCCGGTATGACCGCTGTCCACGGCCCTAATCTGGTCTCTTTGGCCAGGGCCGGCAAAGAGACCTTGAATGGATTTTTCAGGGCTGTTACAGGACAATTAAATCAGATTAAGGTTGATAACGGCCGCTGCATTTTTCCAGGACAGGTTGTAGCCCCTCTGGTCGGCGGTAATCTGGCCACCCTTGTCCATATGATCGGCACAGGGTTTGAGCCCAAGTTTGATCATGGCATCCTGTTTATTGAAGATGTGGGGGAACCTGCCTATAAAATTGACCGGATGCTTTCTCAAATGAAAATGGCAGGGTGTTTTGACCATATCAAAGGGGTGGTGACAGGCTCGTTTGAAGATTGTGCCAACAGCGATTATATCCCTGAGATTATAACTGAAATTTTTGACGAATTTGGAGTGCCCGTACTCATGGGACTTGAGGCCGGCCATGGCAAGATCAATTTGTCTCTCCCCATGGGAGAGCCGGTGTTACTTGATACCCAGAAACGATCTCTTGGGTGGGAGTGCCTGTAA
- a CDS encoding rod shape-determining protein encodes MNFITDTLLGAFSNDLAIDLGTANTLVYVKGKGIVLSEPSVVAVRTDKRAKNKVLAVGLEAKRMLGRTPGNIVAIRPMRDGVIADFEVTEAMLKHFIRKVHNNRKTLVRPRIIIAVPSGITQVEKRAVKESAESAGAREVFLIEEPMAAAIGAGLPITEPTCNMVVDIGGGTTEVAVISLAGVVYTQSLRVAGDKMDSSISQHIKRKYNLLIGERTAEIIKTTIGNAYPDPENLETIEVKGRDLVSGIPKILAIDSEEVRVAISEQIDAIVETVRIALEQTPPELAADIVDSGIVLTGGGALLKNLDKLLKEKSGLPIVVTDDPLSTVALGCGKSLDSIEILKEVVIN; translated from the coding sequence ATGAACTTTATAACTGATACGTTGCTTGGTGCCTTTTCCAATGATCTGGCCATCGACCTTGGAACTGCAAACACATTGGTTTACGTGAAGGGAAAGGGGATCGTACTGAGTGAGCCCTCTGTTGTGGCCGTAAGAACAGATAAACGGGCCAAGAACAAGGTGTTGGCGGTGGGGCTTGAAGCCAAGCGGATGCTTGGGCGTACCCCGGGAAATATTGTGGCCATCCGCCCCATGCGGGACGGGGTGATTGCCGACTTTGAAGTGACTGAAGCCATGCTCAAGCATTTTATCCGTAAAGTTCATAATAATAGAAAAACCCTGGTTCGGCCGAGAATTATCATTGCTGTGCCCTCGGGTATCACCCAGGTGGAAAAGCGGGCGGTAAAGGAAAGTGCAGAGTCTGCAGGGGCAAGAGAGGTCTTTCTCATTGAAGAACCCATGGCTGCCGCCATCGGGGCCGGTCTTCCCATTACCGAACCGACCTGCAACATGGTGGTGGATATCGGCGGCGGCACAACCGAGGTGGCCGTGATTTCCCTGGCAGGGGTGGTTTATACACAGTCCTTGAGGGTGGCCGGGGATAAAATGGATTCTTCCATCAGCCAGCACATTAAACGTAAATATAATCTTTTGATCGGTGAACGAACTGCGGAAATTATAAAAACCACCATTGGGAATGCCTATCCTGATCCGGAAAATCTGGAAACCATTGAAGTCAAAGGCCGGGATTTGGTCTCCGGGATTCCTAAGATTTTGGCCATTGATTCCGAAGAGGTCAGGGTGGCGATTTCAGAGCAGATAGACGCCATCGTGGAAACCGTGCGCATTGCACTGGAGCAGACCCCCCCGGAGCTGGCTGCCGACATTGTAGATTCAGGCATTGTGCTCACCGGCGGTGGTGCCCTGCTTAAAAATTTAGATAAACTGCTCAAGGAAAAAAGCGGCCTGCCCATTGTGGTGACAGATGATCCTCTGTCCACAGTCGCCTTGGGGTGCGGCAAATCCCTTGACAGTATTGAAATCCTCAAAGAAGTGGTGATTAATTAA
- a CDS encoding beta-lactamase family protein, protein MGGLGLNQIDQAMARGVQENVFPGAVLLWAQKETILYHKAFGIKDLTTGAPVQPDTFFDLASLTKPLATALAVAELIKSKALETFTPLARLIPETLGTDKAQITIDMLLRHTSGLPAHRKYFKNLKGPGQNSRQVLRRLILEEPLDVQPGMAQTYSDLGYMVLAWVVENIANQGVDAFVYERIYHPLNINHLFFMASGENHQGSGDFCAATQDCPWRGKLLKGEVEDENAWAVGGIEGHAGLFGDAVSIHRLCCEIMDALTHNHPKVLDSGILQSFVNKTPGRDRVAGFDTPSPKNSSSGHYFSKSSVGHLGFTGTSFWMDPETGLIVILLTNRVHPRRDNLQIKSFRPKLHDLVALAYNRNIRV, encoded by the coding sequence ATGGGAGGCTTGGGTTTAAATCAAATCGATCAGGCCATGGCAAGGGGGGTCCAGGAGAACGTTTTTCCGGGCGCGGTTTTGCTCTGGGCCCAAAAAGAGACCATCCTTTATCACAAGGCATTTGGAATTAAAGATCTGACCACGGGGGCGCCTGTTCAGCCTGACACCTTTTTTGATCTGGCCTCTTTGACCAAACCTTTGGCCACAGCTCTTGCCGTGGCCGAGTTGATCAAATCTAAGGCCCTTGAAACGTTTACTCCCCTTGCCAGGCTCATACCTGAAACCCTGGGAACGGATAAGGCCCAAATTACCATTGATATGCTTTTGCGCCACACCTCCGGCCTCCCGGCCCACAGAAAATATTTTAAAAATCTCAAGGGCCCAGGTCAGAATTCAAGGCAGGTGTTAAGGCGCCTGATTCTTGAAGAACCTTTGGACGTTCAGCCCGGAATGGCGCAGACGTATAGTGATCTTGGCTATATGGTATTGGCCTGGGTGGTGGAAAATATAGCAAACCAGGGGGTGGATGCGTTTGTCTATGAGAGGATATATCATCCTTTGAATATAAACCATCTGTTTTTCATGGCATCTGGAGAAAATCATCAGGGATCGGGTGATTTTTGTGCCGCCACCCAGGATTGTCCCTGGCGCGGGAAACTGCTCAAAGGTGAGGTGGAAGATGAAAATGCCTGGGCCGTCGGTGGTATTGAAGGGCATGCCGGGCTGTTCGGGGATGCGGTTTCCATACACCGCCTCTGCTGTGAAATCATGGATGCCCTGACCCATAACCATCCAAAAGTTCTGGATTCGGGAATTCTCCAATCCTTTGTCAACAAGACCCCGGGCCGGGACAGGGTGGCCGGGTTTGATACCCCGTCCCCAAAAAATTCTTCATCGGGTCATTATTTTTCAAAATCCAGTGTGGGGCATTTGGGGTTCACCGGCACCTCCTTTTGGATGGACCCTGAAACCGGACTGATTGTGATTTTATTGACCAATAGGGTGCATCCTCGCCGGGATAATTTGCAAATCAAGTCCTTCAGGCCCAAGCTCCATGATTTAGTTGCATTGGCCTATAATAGAAATATACGGGTGTGA
- the mreC gene encoding rod shape-determining protein MreC has product MFSRRMIIIVGVGLFIAVNFTVITMTSRQSLPVSGLERLAISITSPFQFMVTQTIGFTQRVWETYFASVLAVKENHQLRQELARALEIQNRYEELELENARLKKFVNFTGSVPATYVVAQVIARDPSPWFKTIVIDKGEADGLVKGSPVLVSEGIVGQVIKVARTFSRVLLITDRNSAVDALVQNTRVRGMVKGSNLDSCSFVYALRKDEVKPGEMIVSSGMDQVFPKGLRIGKILDVKKVHSQLFQDIIIETSVDFDKLEEVLVYKND; this is encoded by the coding sequence ATGTTTTCCAGGCGGATGATTATTATTGTCGGCGTGGGTTTGTTCATTGCGGTGAATTTCACCGTGATTACTATGACCAGTCGACAATCCCTGCCGGTCAGCGGCCTGGAACGTCTTGCCATTTCCATTACCTCTCCGTTCCAGTTTATGGTCACCCAGACCATCGGGTTTACCCAACGTGTGTGGGAAACCTATTTTGCTTCTGTTCTTGCGGTCAAGGAAAATCATCAGCTCAGGCAAGAGTTGGCCCGGGCTTTGGAAATTCAAAATCGGTATGAAGAACTTGAACTTGAAAATGCCCGGCTTAAAAAATTTGTTAATTTTACAGGGTCGGTACCTGCGACCTATGTGGTCGCCCAGGTCATTGCACGGGATCCTTCTCCCTGGTTCAAGACCATTGTCATTGACAAAGGAGAGGCTGACGGACTTGTTAAGGGATCTCCGGTTTTGGTGTCAGAAGGCATTGTCGGGCAGGTCATTAAAGTGGCCCGCACCTTTTCCCGGGTGCTGCTGATTACCGATAGAAACTCTGCTGTGGATGCCCTGGTCCAGAATACCCGGGTGCGGGGAATGGTCAAAGGAAGCAATCTGGACAGCTGCTCTTTTGTGTATGCCTTGCGCAAGGATGAGGTCAAACCCGGTGAAATGATTGTCTCTTCAGGAATGGATCAGGTCTTTCCCAAGGGGTTGAGGATCGGAAAAATTCTGGATGTCAAAAAAGTTCACTCCCAGCTCTTCCAGGATATTATTATCGAGACCAGTGTTGATTTTGATAAACTTGAGGAAGTTTTAGTGTATAAAAATGACTGA